A segment of the Gossypium hirsutum isolate 1008001.06 chromosome D10, Gossypium_hirsutum_v2.1, whole genome shotgun sequence genome:
taatcaattaagcccttcATAACCTTTTGCACTTAATTGAGCCCTCGAATTGGCAAATGTCATCAAAAAGGCCCTTTGACCTTCATTGACTGTTAACTCGTAGATGTGGCCATTAACGACGTTGATGTGACAGCGACAGTTGTTGATGTGGTAGTGCCCcgatagcaaaaataaaaataaaaaatatttaattttatactagAATGAATTCGGACAAATAGTAGTCCAAGTTCATTTGAACCAAGATAACATTTTGTCCTATTTCATTtcaagcttaattttttttaaaataattttttttttattttttattttttattttttattttttttattttttttataaatttgtaaaacattattaaaatttataaaaaaatatttaaaaaaattaaaaattaataaaaaccatCTAAAATTTAAGCTCAAAATGAATATGGACATATGGACATCCGGGACCATATGTCCAGATTTATTCAAGATAAacttttctaaattatataatgtttttaaaaaaattaaatatatatattctttaaattATGATATGTGTATCAAtgttttatttctatttgtaCCTTGTaggatatataaaaataaataatattttaaaaaataaatatataaataaattttaattttattaatcgtaagtataaaattttttatttatttattgaaagaaAAACTTCTGCAATAGTCTATTGTTAATAACATTTCATGGCCATATAACATATGACCGATCTAGTTCAATTATCCGTTGAAAAAAGTGAGGGTGAATTAGAgtccatgggtcgggccgggctaataaaaaatttaggcttGAGCTTGAcccgtattaaaatttttatataaaaataaatttaaaaaatataatatatccaTATATTTAGATCCATTTtggaattaattttttatttaatatttttataaattttaataatgttttacaaatctataatttttttaaaaataaattaacgcTCATAATAATAGTCTGATGAATTAACGCTCATAAAATACATACCAAAAACAAAATTATGATAGTAAGGTTCCATCACCACCTATCCATATTGGTCTTACACGATGTTAATAATACCACAGGTATATTATGAATAAAAGTATAATCATTAATGTAATTCACAAAGGCTTTTACTTAAGAATATGGATCATGTATAAGAATGTACCATAGGAATTctcttttgtttaaaaaaaaaaactttacataTCATTAGAAAACAATGGCTAGAATTTGGTTGAAATTTACTCattgttaaaataaaagtttgaaaataaaaaaattgagcaaCAAAATTTATTCACACGTGCAGAGGTAGCAAGTGTACACCCCAACCATTTGCATGCACATAcaaaaataaaccttaaaatatataGGAAGAAATTTGCTGCAGTAGTGTGAGATAACTCTGGTTAAAACTcatttaaaaatcatagaaaatttgataaataataactACTAGAAAAACAAGCCAACAAAACTCATTCATACATGCAGAAGTAACAAATGTACACCAATCACTTTTGTCTATTCATTTCTTATCTCTCTCTTTTGAAATCATTGCTCATAAGTCATAAGCCTGCCACTCATTGCTTGAGCTTTAGACTGTTATTTTCAACCTCTTAAGCAATTAATAAAAAGAGCTAATTTGTGGTTAATCTCTACTTAAAAATTTGATACACCATGGTAGTACATCAAAATCTTTGAAAGATAGATTCCATTAAAAGgattctacaatttttggtggaaaAGACAACAACAACAACATTCAGTAACAGTTAAGAGTAAGACTACTTACTCTAAACAATATAGAAAATAGAACTTGAGATCTCTCCAGTAGAAAATAAAACCTCACATGCACTATGAAGGCATTAGGAGGAAGAACTTTGAAGCAAAGAAACCAAAGAAGTATTACAAACTGAATGATTGGCTTCAGCAAGAGCATTAATGGATAAAGTATCTTTGGTAGGCAATGAGAGTGCTTTTGCCATTGTATCtgtgaattaattaaaaaaattaaacaatagaTATTGATAGCCTAGTAATAATACCTTAGCCTAAAGATGCTCCTCCAAACAGTACCATTGTGTGAATATGAAAAGATTCATTCTCTATAACAGCAGAGTGGGGTTCGGAAcctatcaaaacatttaaatccACATTCAATtagtatatttattaatataagaaaTTCTTAAGATAGTCTATCTAAATTTAGAGTTCAAACAGAATAATCTTTCGTATATGGTGCATAATGTAAAATTTAGGTTCACAAAATCTCCCATCATACAGGAAAACATCTCTTTTATCATAATTATTATCATAATTTTATTCATCAATTAGTATCAACTACTTCAGCTGAATAGTCTGAGCAGAATTAACGCTCTGCATCCCCAAAGGATAACATCTCTTTTGCCCAATAGAAACATAACGTTTGTTTCTCCATTGAAAATTCTCCTGGAAAATTCAACACCACCAAGGGAAAAAAAGGAAGCAGAAGCAGAAGAAGTTACAGGTAATAATCTCAAATATACATCATCTCAAATTTCCCCCCCAAGAACAGAAGAGTAAAAATACTCTACAACAACTATTATGAAACAGAGATATTTCAGAGCCATCACTTGAAAACAGTTATTACACAAGAGCATGACACGACCACTGAATATATTGATGAACTGTATATTGCACAATGCACACGGGATGCCTAAAATAATACGATGGAATGGTACAAGATTAGCAAAAGACTTTAAAACCAACTAGCTATGGATCTTTCCGGGATTGCAAATTAAAGCACAAGCACTTATCTTTTATTGCTTCAGCTTCCTTCCCATACTCCTTGAATTTATATTCATCTTGTTTAAAGTTAGGGGGAACCTTACCCTCACTGTAGCATTGATTACAAAGACTTAAAATGAGACTTTACTTCTTTAGAGCGAGAACCAATAATTGGGTAACGGCAAACTGAGCAGACATGGCGTTCATGACGATTCCTATCTCTAGTTTCTAACTTCAGGAGAGTGGACAAAATACCAAAGCCCCAATCAGGATCATTGAACATGATAAGGAACTCATTGAAAGATACCGTTGAGGTATCTGTTTCTCCATGAACTTCCAGCATTTCACTAGCTCCATGAGAAGGGATAAATATAACCCTCAACAATTTGATGTACTGAACTGCATCTACCTTTCTAATATGAGAACCACCTTCATTTACAGCCCTCAACAAAATATAAACAGATAAAAGAGTACCGAAAAGAGAGAAAGAGGTGAAAGCAGCCATAGATTTGAGCGAAACAAAATAGCAGCCCTGAGAAGAGAAGATATGCGATGGACAAAGCTAAGgaaaattggaaataaaagatGAAGAACGGAAGAAGTAAGAGGAAAGTTACCTGGatgaaaaaggagaagaagatgaagaacggaAGAAGGAGTAggaggaaaaaataaaagaagcgATCAGGAGGTTAAAACAGGGAGGCTAAACTTAAGCGGCACCTAAACTGGGCAAAAGGGGGGattagaaatcggtggatttcaCCGATTAGGTCAGGAATGTATTAGGGGTGTATTACCAATACTATGAACCAAACAACAGAATAAAATAAAGGGAgattaggtggggcccaccgattaggggtgtattggcatacccaatacacccaaccaaacatggtgtaagagattgcttgcaagtcaagttaaacaaaaatatattttctttctagaagatttagtatttattagtataatatatttagcatttatttgcatagtttatttgacttactaatttagcatataaataggctcttttacaatttTAGAAAGTGatacccattagattagaactcataacacattcagagaattttgtgattacgttttgagggttctttgttttttggATTTTCgtggtttagtttttatctctatcttttgtactcttcgttcttttgccatcatagtaaaattatctttgcccatggttttttatcctttttagaAGGagttttccacgttaaatttgtgtgttcagcttctcaatttcttctactatttttacttgttcgttgcttaatcgggatgatcctaacaagtggtatcagagctagtttaattttcatagatcagccgttcagagatggcagcaataaggtttgaaattgagaagtttgatggtgagacaaatttcaatctgtggcaagttcggatgatgacaattctagttcaaaacggtttaaaaaaggttgttacagggaaaaagtctgagaatctaaatcaaacagaatgggaagagcttgatgaaaaggccttgtcgcGAATACAacattgcaggaggtattgatagagaagacctcatctgccttttggaaaaggttagaaactctttatgcgactaagtctctagctaaccgtttagtgttgaaacaacgtctatttatgtttcacatgaacgaatgtgagcttcttagagatcacatcagtcaattcattactcttttaaatgatttaaagaatgttaaggttcatattgacgatgaagatcaagctctGTTacgtagagacaaactcgacaatgagtttggtttgaataGCAAATCAAATAGGTAAGCTTCCGTTTTTATAGCAttaaagaaacgagacaaaatgtgtcgctattgtaaaaagttatgtcatgtcaaagcagattgttataaactacgaaataaaagagctgctgagaatAACGagaaagatgtagctggtgctaatttggtcgatgaaggcggtgatgatttcttgttagtgtcaacgagtgataactcaaagcttacgtctgagtggatcctagattcaggatgttctttccacatgtgtcctaatagagaatggttctccacatccagttcagttgaaggtggagttatgcacatgggaaatgattcatctagtaaaataatcagtattggtactgttaaaattaagatacacgatgggacgattaggacactctcagatgtcaggtatgtacctgatttacgaaagaatctcatctccttgagtattttagacttgaaataATGCAGGATCAACATCGAGTcaagcgacattaaagtatctcgtggagctctctttttgttaaaaggtaaaaaaactggcagtctttatattctggaaggttctacagtgaccggtgaaattggACGTCCCTCGTCTGTTATGGAGTCAAAGttaactcgtttggagcggaggcaacttggtcataggagggaaaaaggtatgatcaTTTCATTGAAgaaaggttctcttttggatgcaggttttgaaaagttagggcactgtgttcatgaaaatcagacccgggttagttttgatttggcagtgcacaagtcgaaggctagaagtcttccagcttctaagcatagattcgacttagttaattccgtgcatagttcaagataggcccgtggcgggttttggcaaagatggcgttgaaagaattcgtgtcaaggtggagattgttagagttgtgtgacctaaattctaagagattgcttgcaagtcaagttaaacaaaaatatatattttctttctagaagatttagtatttattagtataatatatttagcatttattagcatagtttatttgacttactaatttagcatataaataggatcttttacaatcttagaaagtgatacccattagattagaactcataacacattcagagaattttgtgtttacattttgagggttctttgtttttcgggtttttagggtttagtttttatctctatcttttgtactctttgttcttttgccattatagtaaaattatctttaccggtgatttttatcctctttagaggggtttttccacgttaaatttgtgtgttcagcttctcaatttattctactattttttttttgttcgttgcttaatcagaACGATTCTATGTAGCAAAGAAATTTTTTATGGGGTTTGCTCGTTCGAAGGTTCAATTGAGTGCAAAAGGTTACGAGGGCCTTATTGTTTGGAAGGCTATTTAGatcttttttttccttaaaagaaaaaaaaaagtgaagtttggagaactataaaaaaaagtgaaaagttcaATTGAGTGCAAACTAACGTAATATTAATAACATCAAcaaatattacataaaaaaaataacatcaacaaataGTAATCCAAAATAATAATCCATTAAGTAAACACTCAAATATTAAgctaacaaaaaaataaagagatccCACGGTGGTGGACGACAAAAGGAACGACCGAAGAAGTAGCAGTGCTCAGCAACAAGATGGTCACAAGAGACCGAAGCAGGAGGCAAGAGCAGCAGAGGAGTGAGCGACGGGCAGAAAACCTCGGGGAGCAGCAGATTCTGTAAAAATTCATACAAAGTTTCCAAACCatgtattttaagaatttttcaaaaaataaaaaaatcataaaaatttaaaatatatcaattttattgGGATGAAAACGTACGTAATTTCGTTTAAATAATTTCCTTTGGTTTCTAAGAGAAGCATTTCAATTTTAATTCtctctaagttttttttttcttttgatgcttttataaaaaattgttacttttgaaatatataatacattgatgaaattattaaaaaatatattattttgatatttaaaaattatatttaattcaaaaataaataaaatttatttttcaacataATTTATATaccaatatataattaaaaaatatatttaatgttttctctttcttatttttttttcattttaggaaagtgaaattaacaaaaaaaagttatcagtaaaaaaaacttaaattaatttttattaaaaatgtgcACTCAATTGAACTTTTAGTGATCTTACGTTGATGTAGCTGACGAAAGCCATCAAAACTCACATcagcaaaaataatttaaataataataattttttcaaattcattttgaatgagtgtaaaattaattttttttaaatttataaaataaaataaaatttataaatatagataaaatcaaatgtataaaaactcaaaaaaataattatttaattattcttagggtatgtttaattacttttaattcaattttatgtagtcaataattatatatatttatgttagaaACTAAGACTTTAATGTTAATTACTtgagataaaaattataaaattttgaaatatcatAATTGTAAAGcataaaaaattcagaaaaatataaaaaataagattCGACAATGCATCgaaatatggaaaaaaatattttataattataaaaatttaaataattattaaaaatattaaatacttcTTTGagttttttcacattttaattttttagtaatttttataattttttaataattattaatatcttttataatttctaaatttttttataattttgaagtCATCCTAAATGAATTTGGATAATCATTAGTCTAAATACATTATAAATGCACATtatcttttttcatttttgtaatttttatattattttgattttttgtatatgttatttttaaaacattttagaattttttaacaattataaatattttttataaattttaaattttttttagttttgcacTAATCTAGAATGAATCTAGACAATCATTTGTCCATATTCATTCTACATAcacattaattaaattttaaatttttttttgctgGTGTGGCATGCCACGTTATCTACCACATGGTAGCTTATGATGGTTTCTGTTAGCCATGTCAACACGATTAATGGTCAAATTGGTCAACTGACGGTTTCCATTAAAGAAATGGGCTGATTTTTTTGGCGTCACTAAGGGTTCAATTGGGTGCATTTTTTTTATAAGAACTCAATTGATTTACTAAGggcttttttttacttttttaggaAAATGGTTAAACTTTAGTTTTTGTCCCTCTATTATgcctaaatttgatatttaatctttatactttaatttctaacataatttggtCCCCACgttattataatgttattaggtagcccaaatagttaatattattaacttttcGATTGAAACATTATGTGATtaatgattatatataatttaaatgccCTAAAAATCTTAGATACTAACACTTGGCTTCCCATTTCGTTTAAGATTGAGTTGGGACATTCCAAAAGGatggtcaaatttcaattttggcctTTAGACCATgttgaaacttgagatttaatttatgtactttaatttttgacataatgaCTCATCTTCTTTGATAATGTCATTAGTAAGtgtaaatagttaatattgttaactatttcaattaaaacattaacgtcattttttcttaagaacaattttttttatcataacaaGTTCAAATGAgtgattttaagaaaaatcctAATCAAGATTCTCAATGTTGTTTTTTTCTCATGATtgccaaatgatttttttttaattttaaaatagatttttatcatatttgctcTTACTGATATAATGTCTAAAACTATTCATAGTCTcttcccaacccttaaataggagaataGTACAGTCCAACATAttcgaacccacatcctcctgcaCTAGCAATAATACTAATATCAATCGAGTTAATACTCAATTGATAAATATTTGATAGTTTTAAACAATGGAATGGAGTTACGGACACTTGGGTGGGACTTACGTAAAAGATGTAATTTCCTTTTTCTAAATAccgataatatataaaataacaatcaTAGAACGGACTTTggattctgtttttttttcttcttaagcTTAATTACTAAAgtgaaatatttgaaaataattttttaaataatctttgaattatttaaactattcaaaaattagaattgagtgataaatttgataaaataaataaagtcaaaataTAATGTTTACTTATTTTGTGatttaggtttttatttatttatcattttattctttaatttttaaattttagttaaattgattcctttttgacataaaatatgaatgaattattgaattttaaaTGGTATTAATATGGCCACTTgcattttatttataattcataaaatttcaaaaaagttcataaatttttttagaaaaaatattcatgttaacAGTGAAATATATGTAAATTATCATGTGaatgccattaaaattttaatagttagaGTGACCCGAATAAGGGCCAAAGTGACAAATTGCTAAATATTAAGGGTTAAACTTATCTTTAtgccataaatatataattacaagTTTTAGTAGAAGtattatttttaagcaataaattaattttaattagtaatttttaatCACTCACATAAtttgtttatataaaaatatttttaaaataaataatatggtaaaaattaaaaaaaaatgggatccaaaaaaatattttggataaaatatttaatataataatatttgagaATTTGCCTCACTCCAAGACTACTTCGAAGTTCAcgaattttgtttttgtttctatttttattgAGTAGTAACTCATAGATGTCACAAAAAATCACATAATGACGCATGTGTTTAATTGACTTTGATTCAAAATAGTCAAATAAATTTATCTCActagaaaatataatattaaatgagCCATGCAAATGAATTTTTGGCTTAATTCTAAGATTAACCCTGtaagattttttaaatatttatttctttaaatttattttgaattaagttTTATAATATACAAACTCAGTTaagatatattttaattattaatctgatcaaatatttataaacttgattttttattcttttaacgTAAGCTCAAAAACttatatcattatttaaaatcaaattaaatttatattcatattaatttaaataataataaaaaaacaaaaaaaattaaagattcaGACTCAAATTCGAACTAATATTAACCCGACCAGATGAATTCCCCTGCCCATAAAGGAAAACTTTAGAAAGCAGCCACATTAAAaagtgataaataaataaataagcagcTTTTAGCTCATCCGCCAACAAATATTAGCCACGTAAAGATATTTTTCACCATAAATTTCCAAAGTCCAACTATTCCTAGTCACAAGAGTCTGCGCACGTGTTTCTTATCCACTTATTCtctttttagttatttatttagcTTCAATGTACCAAAAAGACCCATCAAAACAACGTCCCTTTCAAACCTTCCTTAAATCATTaccctaattatttttgtttaaattactATAATACTCCTTTTAAAACATTTACTTCCCAAAAAATtacttattaatttataaaatataaaatataaaatataaaaaaatcatcatgatcatataatttattttataaaaaaataatattttgattcatcACAGTTTATTATACAGTTAAGGTACTGTGTCTTTTTCTGATTCAGCAACTTGCTGATATGTCCATGTTGgaccttaaatatttttatttaattttactctattttttcaatatttaataaatGGTGGTATCTAATATTTGGTAAAGAATCTTcctttatttttctataatattttCCACCCCTTTCTTTCTTGTAAccttcctttttccttttataaaatattttccataTATATGTATCTTATCTCTTTCCACGAAATCACCTTTGGTTACTAAAATATCCCACTTTCGACGCCCCTATATAAACCCtacctaattaaattatttcacatGTTCATCAACTCATCTTATCTTTTACTACACTTATAATTTCCCATTTACTTGTTTTTGATTTCATCAATGGATGCACTCCGTGTTCATCAAATGAAAAGATCAAAGAAAAGCTCAAAGAGAAGCAACTCCAAGAAAGATTTTAAAGTCGTTTATATTTCAACTCCCGTGAAGGTCAAGACGTGTGCGTCGCAGTTTCGGTCTTTGGTGCAAGAACTTACAGGCAAAGACTCCGATGTTGCCGACCGGTTGGCCGACTATGACAGCAGCACTCCCGATAATTCTCCGACCAATTCCGACATGACAGGGGTTGCTGCAGGTGATCGTGTTAATAATGGTCAGCCTTTGCTTAATTCTAGCATTATTGGATCGGTGTTTGATCCATTTTGTGATGAACTTATGTCGGAAGGGAGTTTCATGGGGATGTTTACATCAATTTTGTCTCATGGTCCTTCTCAATTTGATGCTATTACACGCTTTGGTTCAGTCTAATTAATTTCAAAGTATGTAACTATTTCTTTGtaattactttatatatatacacttttgtTATAATATATTATCTCATTTATTGTGCTTATAGAGTTTTTACAAGTAGGACAACTAGATAAAACAAAAGTGGGTTATTTATCTACTTTTAAATGtcatagttttatatatttatgtttattgaatagaataataaaaacaattgatatatttaaaaaattagattcaaATTGTACGGACTatgaaaacaatataaaaatcttaaatttctATTTAGAAGAATCCAACTCAACTGCAATTTAATTTGACTTTATATAACTATCTGTAAAAATAGAACGTTGGTAATGACaatgtatcgcaaagaaaaaagagaaagagaaaaataaagagcacacagattttacgtggaaaccctttcaggaaaaaaaccacaggcaaaggagaagataattcactatgtcgaattcgaatgattacaagagaaGTAGAccatgtc
Coding sequences within it:
- the LOC107915563 gene encoding sigma factor binding protein 1, chloroplastic, with translation MDALRVHQMKRSKKSSKRSNSKKDFKVVYISTPVKVKTCASQFRSLVQELTGKDSDVADRLADYDSSTPDNSPTNSDMTGVAAGDRVNNGQPLLNSSIIGSVFDPFCDELMSEGSFMGMFTSILSHGPSQFDAITRFGSV